One genomic window of Acidovorax radicis includes the following:
- a CDS encoding ABC transporter permease, whose translation MSGFLIKRLLQAIFVVLVVTLFVAYAVRLSGDPALMLAQGAGSVTEEDLRNIREGLGLERPFAVQYFEFLRGAVVGDLGKSFMGGTPVSRLIADALPATLALALVSLFLSVLVSVPLGIQAAVHKGKGTDQCIRILSLVGLSFPNFWLAIMLVLLLSITFPLLPPSGWDGPISLVMPALTMAIILSATNVRLVRTAMLETLSAQYIMVARAKGLKDRVVLYKHALRNCAIPLITYIGLQFGNLVGGLVVVERVFNWPGLGTLAFEAIASRDYPVLQGTVTVLSVLIVAVNLLVDIAYGLVDPRIRTK comes from the coding sequence ATGAGTGGATTTTTGATTAAACGACTGCTGCAGGCGATTTTCGTCGTGCTCGTGGTCACCCTGTTTGTGGCCTATGCAGTGCGACTGTCGGGAGACCCCGCATTGATGCTGGCCCAGGGGGCCGGTAGCGTGACCGAAGAAGATCTGCGCAACATCCGCGAGGGGCTGGGGCTGGAGCGCCCTTTCGCGGTGCAGTACTTCGAATTTCTTCGGGGCGCGGTAGTGGGCGATCTTGGCAAGAGTTTCATGGGCGGCACACCCGTGTCGCGACTGATCGCCGACGCCTTGCCTGCCACGCTGGCCCTGGCGCTGGTGTCGTTGTTTTTGTCGGTGCTGGTGTCGGTGCCGCTGGGCATACAGGCGGCGGTGCACAAGGGCAAGGGCACGGACCAATGCATCCGCATCCTTTCGCTGGTGGGCTTGTCGTTCCCCAACTTCTGGCTGGCCATCATGCTGGTGCTGCTGCTGTCCATCACCTTCCCGCTGCTGCCGCCGTCAGGCTGGGACGGCCCCATTAGTCTGGTGATGCCGGCATTGACCATGGCCATCATCCTGTCAGCCACCAATGTGCGTTTGGTGCGCACGGCCATGCTGGAGACCTTGTCTGCGCAATACATCATGGTGGCGCGTGCCAAGGGGCTCAAAGACCGCGTTGTTTTGTACAAACATGCGCTGCGCAACTGCGCCATTCCCCTGATCACCTACATCGGGCTGCAGTTTGGCAATCTGGTCGGCGGCCTGGTGGTGGTCGAACGCGTTTTCAACTGGCCCGGCTTAGGCACCTTGGCGTTTGAAGCGATTGCCAGCCGCGACTACCCGGTGCTGCAAGGCACGGTCACGGTGTTGTCGGTGTTGATCGTCGCCGTCAATCTGTTGGTCGACATTGCCTACGGCCTGGTCGACCCCCGCATTCGCACCAAATAA
- a CDS encoding ABC transporter substrate-binding protein yields the protein MKLKTLVAATSFALASVLTTGAHAAGTLNVAIHQDPGNWDPIATFLVSWGAVGSQVFDGLIMRTPDMKLVPGLATKWEFLDNNTKLRFTLREGVKFHNGEPFNADAVKFTFDRLLGDEGKKGPQQSNYNAIEKVVVVNAHTVDFLLKNPDPVLLTKLAGYGAMIVPPKYITEKGSAYFGANPVGTGPFKFTEYKPKVSLSFERNASYWGGAPKLDNLVYRFITEPATQAAELQAGRIDVANQIPLAMIDTLKKDSKLAVQSMDGPVALAMRYNTQRGIMKNKEVRKALTMAVDRDAIIKSILLGNAKPIASFQGALSFGNDPALKPLPFNPAQAKAMLAKAGVKPGTQIQIDFRGSDSNFREVAQAVASYLQGVGIVASLKPYDTNVLLNDIIPAGKTGEMWQNQWGGWTFDYDNTAYSMYYTKQRWNPFDDDAKLNALLHTQRNTWDQAARKTTLQQIARYVADEALEMPLYSLNTIYGLNKRAKNLALPADGRFRFVDASVD from the coding sequence ATGAAACTGAAAACCCTCGTTGCCGCCACCAGCTTCGCGCTTGCCAGCGTTCTGACCACAGGCGCCCATGCCGCCGGCACGCTGAACGTCGCCATCCACCAGGACCCGGGCAACTGGGACCCGATCGCGACCTTCCTGGTGTCCTGGGGCGCCGTGGGCAGCCAGGTGTTTGATGGCCTGATCATGCGCACCCCTGACATGAAACTGGTGCCGGGCCTGGCCACCAAGTGGGAGTTTTTGGACAACAACACCAAGCTGCGCTTCACGCTGCGCGAAGGTGTCAAGTTCCATAACGGCGAGCCCTTCAACGCCGACGCCGTGAAGTTCACGTTCGACCGCCTGCTGGGCGACGAGGGCAAAAAGGGCCCACAACAATCGAACTACAACGCGATCGAAAAAGTCGTGGTGGTCAACGCCCATACCGTGGACTTCTTGCTGAAGAACCCCGACCCCGTGTTGCTGACCAAACTGGCTGGCTACGGCGCCATGATCGTTCCACCCAAGTACATCACCGAAAAGGGCAGCGCGTACTTTGGGGCCAACCCCGTCGGCACCGGCCCCTTCAAGTTCACAGAGTACAAGCCCAAGGTCAGCCTCTCGTTTGAGCGCAATGCCAGCTATTGGGGCGGCGCGCCCAAGCTGGACAACCTGGTCTACCGCTTCATCACCGAGCCCGCCACACAAGCCGCCGAATTGCAGGCAGGCCGCATCGACGTGGCCAACCAGATCCCGCTGGCGATGATCGACACGCTGAAAAAAGACAGCAAGCTGGCCGTGCAAAGCATGGACGGCCCCGTGGCCCTGGCCATGCGCTACAACACGCAGCGCGGCATCATGAAAAACAAGGAAGTGCGCAAGGCCCTGACCATGGCCGTGGACCGCGACGCCATCATCAAATCGATCTTGCTGGGCAATGCCAAGCCTATCGCCAGCTTCCAGGGCGCGTTGTCGTTTGGCAATGACCCCGCCCTCAAGCCGCTGCCGTTCAACCCCGCGCAGGCCAAAGCCATGCTAGCCAAGGCAGGTGTCAAGCCCGGCACACAGATCCAGATCGACTTCCGCGGTTCGGACAGCAACTTCCGCGAAGTGGCCCAGGCCGTGGCCAGTTACCTACAAGGCGTAGGCATCGTGGCGTCCCTCAAGCCTTACGACACCAACGTGCTGCTCAACGACATCATCCCCGCAGGCAAGACCGGCGAGATGTGGCAAAACCAATGGGGCGGCTGGACGTTTGACTACGACAACACCGCGTATTCGATGTACTACACCAAGCAACGCTGGAACCCGTTTGACGACGACGCCAAGCTCAACGCCTTGCTGCATACCCAACGCAACACCTGGGACCAGGCTGCACGCAAGACCACGCTGCAGCAAATTGCCCGTTACGTCGCCGACGAAGCGCTGGAAATGCCGCTGTACAGCCTGAACACCATCTACGGCCTGAACAAGCGCGCCAAAAACCTGGCGTTGCCAGCCGATGGCCGCTTCCGTTTTGTCGACGCTTCGGTCGACTGA
- a CDS encoding ABC transporter ATP-binding protein — protein sequence MTISPESATTPLLSVRSLSVEFNVPGGRFKAVDGVSFDVHAGRTLAIVGESGSGKSVTSQAIMRLTDYSGGHITHGQVMFQSPSSGALDLTGADDDTLRRIRGNQIAMIFQEPMTSLNPVFTIGNQIAEALILHQGMSPAQARAQTLVLLQKVRLPDADRLADSYPHSLSGGMRQRVMIAMALSCQPSLLIADEPTTALDVTIQAQILNIIRELQRDLNTAVMFITHDMGVVAQMADDVVVMWRGSQVEQGPVAQIFQNPQHPYTRALLSAVPKLGSMQGQPLPQRTPLIVLDGDTPREVGTTQVQDTVDAATTLLSVDKLTTRFDVGHSLLGRVTHRVHAVEQVSLEIHPGETLALVGESGSGKSTIGKTLQQLVPSSSGTVRFNGQDVQSLDAAGRQRIKQEIQYIFQDPFAALDPRKTIGFSIAEPIHTHRLLTDKEAVQKRLTELLRDVGLNTEHLHRYPHELSGGQRQRVCIARALACNPQLIIADESVSALDVSIQAQIIDLLMELQARLKLSYLFITHDMAVVEKISHRVAVMYLGQIVEIGSRQDIFENPQHPYTKKLLAAVPIAEPGRTIDARLIEGEIPSPVRKVGNEPTILRFREVAPGHRVALVATA from the coding sequence ATGACAATCAGTCCCGAATCGGCGACAACGCCGCTGCTTTCCGTGCGGTCTCTTTCCGTGGAATTCAACGTGCCCGGCGGTCGCTTCAAGGCCGTGGACGGGGTCAGTTTTGATGTACACGCTGGCCGCACACTCGCCATCGTGGGGGAGTCGGGCTCGGGTAAATCCGTGACCTCGCAGGCCATCATGCGGCTCACCGACTATTCGGGTGGTCACATCACCCATGGACAGGTGATGTTCCAGTCGCCCAGCAGCGGCGCGTTGGACCTCACGGGCGCAGACGACGACACATTGCGGCGCATCCGTGGCAATCAAATCGCCATGATTTTCCAGGAGCCGATGACCTCGCTGAACCCAGTGTTCACCATCGGCAACCAGATCGCAGAAGCGCTCATCCTGCACCAGGGCATGAGCCCGGCGCAGGCACGGGCGCAAACCCTGGTCCTCTTGCAAAAGGTGCGCCTACCAGACGCCGACCGTCTGGCAGATAGCTATCCGCATTCGCTGTCGGGCGGCATGCGCCAGCGCGTGATGATTGCCATGGCCTTGTCGTGCCAGCCGTCGCTGCTGATTGCCGACGAGCCCACCACGGCCCTTGACGTCACGATTCAAGCGCAGATTTTGAACATCATCCGTGAACTGCAGCGCGACCTGAATACCGCCGTCATGTTCATTACGCACGACATGGGTGTCGTGGCACAGATGGCCGACGATGTGGTGGTGATGTGGCGAGGCAGCCAGGTCGAGCAAGGCCCCGTCGCGCAAATTTTTCAAAACCCCCAGCACCCCTACACGCGCGCCTTGCTCTCGGCCGTGCCCAAGCTGGGCAGCATGCAAGGCCAGCCCCTGCCCCAGCGCACACCGCTGATCGTGCTGGATGGCGACACGCCGCGCGAAGTGGGCACCACACAAGTTCAAGACACGGTCGATGCCGCCACCACCTTGCTCAGCGTTGACAAGCTGACGACCCGTTTTGACGTAGGCCACTCGCTGCTGGGCCGCGTGACCCACCGTGTGCACGCCGTCGAACAAGTGAGCCTGGAGATCCACCCCGGTGAAACCCTGGCGCTGGTGGGCGAGTCCGGGAGTGGGAAATCCACGATTGGCAAAACCTTGCAACAGCTCGTCCCCTCCAGCAGTGGCACGGTGCGGTTCAACGGCCAGGACGTTCAAAGCCTGGATGCAGCAGGCCGCCAGCGCATCAAGCAAGAAATCCAGTACATCTTCCAGGACCCCTTTGCGGCGCTGGACCCGCGCAAGACCATCGGCTTCAGCATTGCCGAACCCATACACACCCACCGCCTGCTGACCGACAAAGAGGCCGTGCAAAAGCGTCTGACCGAGTTGCTGCGCGATGTAGGCCTGAACACCGAACACCTGCACCGCTACCCGCACGAGCTGTCTGGCGGCCAGCGCCAGCGCGTGTGTATTGCCCGCGCCCTGGCCTGCAACCCCCAGCTCATCATTGCCGACGAGTCGGTGTCAGCGCTTGACGTATCGATTCAGGCGCAGATCATTGACCTGTTGATGGAACTGCAAGCCCGGCTCAAACTGTCTTACCTGTTCATCACCCACGACATGGCCGTGGTCGAAAAAATCAGCCACCGCGTGGCTGTGATGTACCTGGGGCAGATTGTCGAAATCGGCAGCCGCCAGGACATTTTTGAAAACCCGCAGCACCCCTATACCAAGAAGCTGCTGGCCGCCGTGCCGATCGCCGAGCCGGGGCGCACCATTGATGCCCGCCTGATTGAAGGCGAGATCCCCAGCCCCGTGCGCAAGGTAGGCAATGAGCCGACGATTCTGCGTTTTCGCGAGGTGGCGCCAGGCCATCGCGTTGCGCTGGTCGCCACCGCCTGA
- a CDS encoding winged helix DNA-binding protein: protein MNISVKPATEALSIVSSAHLVSAQSAELSEFEFGLIVAGNAFHRWVVHCMAAAGLKDLTPLDVVVLHHVSHRARDKRLADICFIMNVEDTHLVNYSLKKLQTLGVVASQKNGKDVTYAATDSGRAYVQRYREIRESCLINALNADDALNRDIGELARLLRVLSGMYDQAARSAASL from the coding sequence ATGAACATCTCCGTTAAGCCAGCCACCGAAGCGCTCTCCATCGTTTCATCGGCGCACCTTGTCTCAGCCCAGAGCGCAGAGCTGAGCGAGTTCGAGTTTGGCCTCATCGTCGCGGGCAATGCGTTTCATCGCTGGGTGGTGCACTGCATGGCCGCTGCGGGGCTCAAGGACCTGACACCGCTCGACGTGGTGGTGTTGCACCATGTGTCCCACCGCGCACGCGACAAGCGCCTTGCGGACATCTGCTTCATCATGAATGTGGAAGACACGCACCTGGTGAACTACTCGCTCAAGAAGCTGCAGACCCTGGGCGTGGTGGCTTCGCAAAAGAATGGTAAGGATGTCACCTATGCCGCCACCGACTCGGGCCGCGCTTACGTGCAGCGCTACCGCGAGATTCGTGAAAGTTGCCTGATCAATGCGTTGAATGCCGACGATGCGCTGAACCGCGACATCGGCGAACTGGCCCGTTTGCTGCGTGTGCTCTCGGGCATGTATGACCAGGCTGCGCGCTCTGCGGCTTCGTTGTGA
- a CDS encoding hydantoinase B/oxoprolinase family protein, protein MSNQPSSLSRWQFWIDRGGTFTDVVGKRPHPDGSFSLVTHKLLSENPEQYKDAAVAGIRHLLGLKPGEAVTPELVECVKMGTTVATNALLERKGEPTLLITTKGFKDALRIAYQNRPRIFDRHIVLPELLYERVIEAQERMGAHGDVIEPLDEAHLKERLWAAYDAGLRSAAIVFMHGYRYAAHEEAAARIAREVGFTQVSASHATSPMMKLVSRGDTTVVDAYLSPILRRYVSQVASEMPGVKLFFMQSSGGLTDAQVFQGKDAILSGPAGGIVGMARTAGLAGHDKVIGFDMGGTSTDVSHYAGEFEREFETQVAGVRMRAPMMSIHTVAAGGGSILGFDGARFRVGPESAGANPGPASYRRGGPLAVTDANVMVGKIQPAHFPKVFGHGANETLDGDAVAQKFADLAQQTGRTGEDVAHGFIQIAVQQMANAIKKISVARGYDVTRYTLQCFGGAGGQHACLVADALGMTRVFVHPLAGVLSAYGMGLADQNVIREQAVEAKLVPDALAGIAASLEQLATTARTELERQQVGVGTAVVHRRVHVRYEGSDSALIVPFGSMPEITAAFENAYRQRFAFLMQGKGLVVEAVSVEAVVPGDAPVEPRHALPPAREVPRRSTVRMYTGGVDGVAAWHDAALVVREDLRPGDVIPGPAIIAEKNATTIVEPGWEAELTDLDHLLLNRRVARAVQHAVGTTVDPVLLEVFNNLFMNIAEQMGLQLQNTAYSVNIKERLDFSCALFDAEGNLIANAPHMPVHLGSMGESIKTVVRENAGKMQPGDVYVLNDPYHGGTHLPDITVITPVYVSDEAEPTFYVGSRGHHADVGGTTPGSMPPFSTRIEEEGVQINNVKLVERGVLREAEMIALLESGEYPSRNPQQNMADLRAQIAANEKGQQELRRMVAEFGLDVVQAYMRHVQDNAEESVRRVITRLKDGAFTLPLDNGAQISVAVKVDAANRSATIDFTGTSPQQTNNFNAPTAVCMAAVLYVFRTLVDDDIPLNAGCLKPLKVIIPPGSMLNPNPPASVVAGNVETSTCITNALYGALGLMAAGQCTMNNFTFGSTRYQYYETISGGSGAGGVWDATGQLAGGFAGTSVVQCHMTNSRLTDPEILEFRFPVRLEGYEIRKGSGGAGQWKGGDGGIRRVRFLEPMTASILSNGRHHGAFGMAGGKAGAVGINKVVRSDGRVELLDHIGQAEMLPGDVFEIHTPGGGGFGAAGQK, encoded by the coding sequence ATGTCCAATCAACCATCCTCTTTGTCCCGCTGGCAGTTCTGGATCGATCGAGGGGGCACCTTTACCGACGTGGTGGGCAAGCGGCCCCATCCAGACGGATCTTTCAGCCTGGTCACCCACAAGCTGTTGTCCGAGAACCCCGAGCAGTACAAGGACGCCGCAGTGGCCGGCATTCGCCACCTGCTGGGTCTGAAGCCCGGCGAGGCCGTGACGCCCGAGCTGGTGGAGTGCGTGAAGATGGGCACCACCGTGGCCACCAACGCGCTGCTGGAGCGCAAGGGCGAGCCCACGCTGCTCATCACCACCAAGGGCTTCAAGGACGCATTGCGCATTGCGTACCAGAACCGCCCGCGCATTTTTGACCGCCACATCGTGCTGCCCGAGCTGTTGTACGAACGTGTGATCGAGGCGCAGGAGCGCATGGGCGCGCATGGCGACGTGATCGAGCCGCTGGACGAGGCGCACCTGAAAGAGCGCCTGTGGGCCGCCTACGACGCCGGCCTGCGCAGCGCGGCCATTGTGTTCATGCATGGCTACCGCTACGCCGCGCATGAAGAGGCGGCGGCCCGCATCGCGCGCGAGGTGGGTTTTACGCAGGTGAGTGCATCACACGCCACCAGCCCGATGATGAAGCTGGTGAGCCGGGGCGACACCACGGTGGTGGATGCGTATCTCTCGCCCATCCTGCGCCGCTATGTGAGCCAGGTGGCCAGCGAGATGCCGGGCGTCAAGCTGTTCTTCATGCAGTCGTCGGGCGGCCTCACGGATGCGCAGGTGTTCCAGGGCAAGGACGCGATCCTCTCTGGCCCCGCAGGCGGCATCGTCGGCATGGCACGCACTGCGGGCCTCGCGGGCCACGACAAGGTCATTGGTTTTGACATGGGCGGCACCAGCACCGACGTGAGCCACTACGCGGGCGAGTTCGAGCGCGAGTTCGAGACCCAGGTGGCGGGCGTGCGCATGCGCGCGCCCATGATGAGCATCCACACCGTGGCGGCGGGCGGCGGCTCCATCCTCGGTTTTGACGGCGCACGCTTTCGCGTCGGCCCCGAGAGCGCGGGGGCCAATCCTGGTCCCGCCAGCTACCGCCGGGGCGGCCCGCTGGCTGTGACGGATGCGAACGTGATGGTGGGCAAGATCCAGCCCGCGCATTTCCCCAAGGTGTTTGGCCACGGCGCCAACGAGACGCTGGATGGCGATGCGGTGGCGCAGAAGTTTGCAGACCTTGCACAGCAGACCGGCCGCACGGGCGAGGACGTGGCCCACGGCTTCATCCAGATCGCCGTGCAGCAGATGGCCAATGCCATCAAGAAGATCAGCGTGGCGCGCGGCTATGACGTGACGCGCTACACGCTGCAGTGTTTTGGCGGCGCGGGCGGCCAGCATGCCTGCCTGGTGGCCGATGCGTTGGGCATGACGCGCGTGTTTGTGCACCCGCTCGCGGGTGTGCTCAGCGCCTATGGCATGGGCCTGGCCGACCAGAACGTGATCCGCGAGCAGGCGGTAGAGGCCAAGCTGGTGCCCGATGCGCTGGCCGGCATCGCAGCCTCGCTGGAGCAACTGGCCACCACCGCACGCACCGAGCTGGAGCGCCAGCAGGTGGGCGTGGGCACAGCCGTGGTGCACCGCCGCGTGCACGTGCGCTACGAGGGCAGCGACTCGGCGCTCATCGTTCCGTTCGGGTCGATGCCCGAGATCACCGCCGCGTTCGAGAACGCGTACCGCCAGCGTTTTGCCTTCCTCATGCAGGGCAAGGGCCTGGTGGTGGAGGCGGTATCCGTCGAGGCCGTGGTGCCTGGGGATGCGCCTGTGGAACCGCGCCACGCGCTGCCGCCTGCACGCGAGGTGCCGCGCCGCAGCACCGTGCGCATGTACACCGGTGGCGTAGATGGTGTGGCCGCCTGGCACGATGCCGCGCTGGTGGTGCGTGAAGACTTGCGCCCCGGCGACGTGATTCCCGGCCCCGCCATCATTGCCGAAAAGAACGCCACCACCATCGTGGAGCCCGGCTGGGAGGCCGAGCTGACCGACCTGGACCACCTGCTGCTCAACCGCCGCGTGGCGCGCGCCGTGCAGCATGCTGTGGGCACCACGGTGGACCCGGTGCTGCTCGAAGTGTTCAACAACCTGTTCATGAACATCGCCGAGCAAATGGGGCTGCAGCTGCAGAACACCGCGTACTCGGTGAATATCAAGGAGCGGCTGGACTTCAGCTGCGCGCTGTTCGATGCCGAAGGCAACCTGATTGCCAACGCACCCCACATGCCCGTGCACCTGGGCTCGATGGGCGAGAGCATCAAGACCGTGGTCCGCGAGAATGCGGGCAAGATGCAGCCAGGCGATGTGTACGTGCTCAACGACCCGTACCATGGCGGCACCCACCTGCCCGACATCACGGTCATCACGCCGGTGTATGTGTCTGACGAGGCCGAGCCTACGTTTTATGTGGGCAGCCGGGGCCACCATGCCGACGTGGGTGGCACCACACCGGGCTCGATGCCACCGTTCTCCACGCGCATTGAAGAAGAGGGCGTGCAGATCAACAACGTGAAGCTGGTGGAGCGCGGCGTGCTGCGTGAGGCGGAGATGATTGCGCTGCTCGAAAGCGGTGAGTACCCATCCCGCAACCCGCAGCAGAACATGGCCGATTTGCGCGCGCAGATCGCAGCGAATGAGAAGGGCCAGCAGGAGCTGCGCCGCATGGTGGCCGAATTTGGGCTTGACGTCGTTCAGGCCTACATGCGCCATGTGCAGGACAACGCGGAAGAATCGGTGCGCCGCGTGATCACCCGCCTGAAGGACGGTGCATTCACTCTGCCGCTCGACAACGGCGCACAGATCAGCGTCGCGGTGAAGGTGGATGCAGCGAACCGCAGCGCCACCATCGACTTCACCGGCACCAGCCCGCAGCAAACCAACAACTTCAACGCGCCCACAGCGGTGTGCATGGCGGCGGTGCTGTATGTGTTCCGCACGCTGGTGGACGATGACATTCCGCTGAACGCGGGGTGCCTAAAGCCGCTCAAGGTCATCATCCCGCCCGGCAGCATGCTCAACCCCAACCCGCCAGCGTCGGTGGTGGCGGGCAATGTGGAGACCTCCACCTGCATCACCAATGCGCTGTACGGCGCGCTCGGTTTGATGGCGGCGGGGCAGTGCACCATGAACAACTTCACCTTTGGCAGCACGCGCTACCAGTACTACGAGACCATCTCGGGTGGCAGTGGTGCGGGCGGCGTGTGGGATGCCACGGGGCAGCTCGCGGGCGGGTTTGCGGGCACGAGCGTGGTGCAGTGCCACATGACCAACTCGCGCCTGACCGATCCCGAGATCCTGGAGTTCCGCTTTCCGGTGCGGCTGGAGGGCTACGAGATCCGCAAGGGCTCAGGCGGGGCCGGGCAGTGGAAGGGCGGCGATGGCGGCATCCGCCGCGTGCGTTTTCTGGAGCCCATGACGGCCAGCATCTTGTCGAACGGTCGCCACCATGGCGCCTTTGGTATGGCCGGCGGCAAGGCCGGTGCCGTGGGCATCAATAAGGTGGTGCGCAGCGATGGCCGGGTGGAGCTGCTGGACCACATTGGCCAGGCCGAGATGCTGCCGGGCGATGTGTTCGAGATCCACACGCCGGGCGGTGGCGGGTTTGGCGCGGCAGGCCAGAAATAA
- the mnhG gene encoding monovalent cation/H(+) antiporter subunit G has product MTGAAALPLWLEAIIAVLVLAGAGLALLGSIGLLRLHTFFERAHAPTIIATLGCWLIMHATVIYFSVVDGALALHALLIAVFVAITAPVMSVFLMRAALFRARQAGQDVPPSLNPSGPTLESPEDS; this is encoded by the coding sequence ATGACCGGCGCCGCCGCACTGCCCTTGTGGCTGGAGGCCATCATTGCCGTGCTGGTGCTGGCTGGCGCGGGCTTGGCGCTTTTGGGCTCCATCGGGCTGCTGCGGCTGCACACGTTTTTTGAGCGTGCGCATGCCCCCACCATCATCGCCACCCTGGGCTGCTGGCTGATCATGCACGCCACCGTGATCTATTTTTCGGTGGTGGATGGGGCGCTCGCGTTGCACGCCTTGCTCATTGCCGTGTTCGTGGCGATCACGGCGCCAGTCATGTCGGTTTTTCTGATGCGCGCCGCCCTGTTCCGCGCGCGCCAGGCCGGGCAGGACGTGCCCCCCAGCCTGAACCCGAGCGGGCCCACACTGGAATCACCCGAAGATTCCTGA
- a CDS encoding K+/H+ antiporter subunit F translates to MTPILDWALPAALLMLALAMGCALIRLLKGPSAQDRVLALDCMYLSGMLMMLVLGLLYGSKNYFEAALLLALFSFVGSMAMAKFLLRGEVIE, encoded by the coding sequence ATGACCCCCATCCTCGACTGGGCCTTGCCTGCGGCGCTGCTCATGCTGGCGCTGGCCATGGGATGCGCGCTGATTCGCCTGCTCAAAGGCCCGTCGGCACAAGACCGCGTGCTGGCGCTGGACTGCATGTATCTGAGCGGCATGCTCATGATGCTGGTGCTGGGCCTGCTGTATGGCAGCAAAAACTACTTCGAGGCGGCGCTGCTGCTGGCGCTTTTCAGTTTTGTGGGCTCGATGGCCATGGCCAAATTTTTGCTGCGCGGCGAGGTCATCGAATGA
- a CDS encoding Na+/H+ antiporter subunit E yields MASAAPRPTAPRQAPLKRLVPAPLLSFALLGLWLLLNRSLSAGHIVLGAVLGLAIPLLTAGLRPLPVRVRKPGAVLRLALTVVADTTRSNIAVARLLLAPGSRRHPPGFVHVPLDVRDPNALAVLAMIVCLTPGSAWAELSVDRSMLLVHLLELDDAAAVVADIKHRYERPLMEIFE; encoded by the coding sequence GTGGCGTCCGCTGCGCCGCGCCCAACCGCCCCACGGCAGGCGCCGCTCAAGCGCCTGGTGCCTGCGCCCCTGCTGTCGTTCGCGCTGCTGGGCCTGTGGCTGCTGCTCAACCGCTCTTTGAGCGCGGGCCACATCGTGCTGGGCGCCGTGCTGGGCCTGGCCATACCGCTGCTCACCGCCGGGCTGCGACCGTTGCCTGTGCGGGTTCGCAAACCCGGCGCGGTGTTGCGGCTGGCGCTCACCGTGGTGGCGGACACCACACGCTCCAACATCGCCGTGGCGCGCCTGTTGCTGGCACCGGGCAGCCGGCGCCACCCTCCGGGTTTTGTCCATGTGCCGCTGGATGTGCGCGACCCCAATGCCCTCGCAGTATTGGCGATGATTGTGTGCCTGACACCCGGTAGCGCCTGGGCCGAACTGTCGGTGGACCGCAGCATGCTGCTGGTGCATCTGCTGGAGCTCGATGATGCGGCTGCCGTCGTCGCCGATATCAAACACCGCTATGAACGCCCCCTCATGGAGATTTTTGAATGA